The Thermoanaerobaculia bacterium genomic interval CGGACGTTCCTCGCCGAAGCGCTCGCGGTCTGCGTCCCGGGAGGCCTCCTGGGGATCGCGGTCGCCGTCGGACTCGTCGGCGCCGTCGCCCGGCTCGCCCCCCCCGGGCTTCCCCGCGTGGCCGAAATCGCGGTGGACGGACCCGCTCTCGCCGCAGCGGTTCTCCTCGCGCTGTCGGCCGCCGGAGCGCTCGCCGTCGCCACCGCCTGGGGCGAGTACGGCAGCCGTCTGGCGGACGTGCTCCGCGGCCATCAGGTCACCGGCAACGCCCGCGCGCGCCGCGCCCAGCGCGCTCTCTCGATCGGGCAGCTCGCAGTCACCGTGGTCCTGCTCGCGGGGGTCTCGCTCCTCGCGCGCAGCTTCACGAAGCTCCTCGACGTTCCTCTCGGCTTCCAGCCCGACCGCGTCCTCGCGATGGATCTCGATTTCCCCGAGGCCGGCTCCGACGCCGCCCGCGTCCGCCGCCGGTCCGACATCGCCCGGGTGCTCGATCGCGCGGGGCGGCTGCCGGGCGTCGAGAAAGTCGGCGCCACCGACGCCCTCCCCATCGGGAGCGACGCGCCGGACGGGACGTTCCTGATCATGCCGCCGGGCCAGACCCTTTCCGACCCCTCCGCGTTCGAGCGGCTCTTCAAGGACCCGGCACGCACCGGGTCGGCGGATTTCGCGCTCGCGACCGGCGGCTACTTCGCCGCGATGGGAATTCCTCTCCTCCGCGGACGCGTGTTCGAGCCGCGGGACGCCGCGGACGCTCCGCACGTGGCGGTGATCAGCGAGACCCTCGCCCGCCGGCGATTCTCCGACCGGGACCCGATCGGCCAGACGATCGAATACGGCAACATGGACGGCGACCTGCGGGTCATGACGATCGTCGGCGTCGTCGGCGACGTCCGGGAGAGCCGGCTCGAGACCCCTCCCGAGCCGATCTTCTACGGCAACCTCGCCCAGCGCCAGAAAGGATCGACGGTGACGGTGACGATGCGCGTCGCGGGAAATCCCCTGGGGATCGCCGAGGGCGCCCGGCGGGCCGCACGCGAAGTGGACCCGGAGGTCCCAGTGACGATCCGGACGATGAACGAAGTCATCGCCTCGTCCCTCGCGTCCCGGCGCGTCGGCATCCTCCTCCTTTCCGTGTTCACCCTCGCCGCGCTCGCCCTCGCCTGCACGGGCCTGGCAGGCATCACCGCGTACGCGATCGCCCAGCGCCAGCGGGAGATGGGAATCCGCGCGGCGCTCGGTGCGCGGCCCGCCCGCCTCCTCGCCCTGTTGCTCTCGGAGCAGTCCCGCCTCGTCGTGGCGGGCGTGGCGGCGGGCATCGTGATCGCGGTCGCGCTCGGAGGCCTGACCCGCGCGGTGCTCTACGGCGTCGCGGCGGCCGATCCGCTGTCGCTCGGATCCGCCGCGCTCGTTCTCGCCGCCGCGTCGACGGTGGCGATCCTGATCCCGTCCCTTCGCCTGCTCCGGCTCCCCGCCGCGGAAGCGCTCCGGCAGGAATGAAATGAGCGGCCTCCTGCACGATCTCCGGGACGGGCTGCGCGCGATGCGCCGGTTTCCGGGAGTCACGGCCAGCTCGATCGCGATCCTCGGGCTTGCGATCTGCGCGAACGCCGTCATCCTCACCGTCGCCGAGACGATCTTCTTCCGCCCCCTCCCGGTTCCTTCGCCCGAGGGGCTCGCGCGCGTGTACCGGGTCGAGGACGGGCGCGAGGACGGCGCCTTCTCCTATCCCGAATACCGGCAGCTCCGGAACCGGGCCCCCGGGTGGCAGTCGCTCGCCGCCCACTACTCGTTTGCACCCCTCGTCGTCGACGGCCCCGGCGGACCGCGGGAGGCGCAGGGGGCGGTCGTGAGCGAGAACTATTTCGACACGCTCGGCGTCCGGCCGGCTCTCGGCCGTTTCTTCCTCCCCTCGGAGGATTCCGTTCCCGATCGTGACCCGGTGGCGGTCCTGAGCGATCGCTACTGGAGAGAACGCTTCGGCGCGGACGCGTCCGTCCTCGGCCGGATCGTCCGGATCAACGGCGTTGGCTTCACGGTCGTCGGCGTCGCGCCCGCGGGTTTCGAAGGCGTCCATGCCGAAAGCCCCAACGACCTCTGGATTCCGACCATGATGCTGCGGACGGGATATCGCTGGGGCGACGCTCTCGCCGGCCGGTCCCGCGCGCTCGAAATTCTCGGGCGGATCGCGCCGGGGCGGACGCTCGACCAGGTTCGATCCGGCCTCGCGGCGGTCGCGCCGGACCTCGATCCCCCCGGCCGTTCCCGGCGCCGGCGCCCCTCACTCGTCGCCGATCGGGCGCTCGGGCTCGAAGCTTCGGCCCGGCGGGAGATGCTCCCGTCGCTGCGCCTCCTCGCCGCGATCGCCCTTCTCCTCCTCGTCGCCGCGTGCGCGAACATCGCCGCCCTCCAGGCCGTCCGGGCCGCCGCGCGGCGAAAGGATCTGGCGATCCGCCGGAGCATCGGGTGCAGCCCGCGGCGGCTCGTGCGCCGCCTCCTCGTCGAGAGCCTGCTCCTGGCGGCCGCCGGCGGCGCGGCCGGCATCGTGCTTTCCGCCTGGGCCCGCGCGGCGGTGCTGCCGTTCTACACCGCGGACTCGGAGGGATACGTCCGGGCGTTCCCGCTCGCCTTGACGGGGCGCGTCTGGTCCGCCTCCCTGCTTCTCGCGCTCGTCGGCGGCCTGCTCTGCGGCATCCTCCCCGCGATCCAGGCGACGCGCTCGAGCCTCCTCGACGCGCTCAAGGACGACCGCGGCTGGACGGGGACGGGAAAAAGCCGCCACCGCGGAATTCTCGTCGGCGGACAGATCGCGCTTTCGTTCGCTCTCGTCGCGGCGGCGGGGCTCCTCGCCCGCAGCGCTTCCCGGATCCGATCCGGAGGGACCTTCGACCCGTCCCACGTCGCGCTGATGCGCCTGCGTCCGCGCCTCGCCGCCGCCTCGCCGGAGAAGGCGGAGCATTACACCCGGGAGGTCGTCCGGCGCCTCGAGGCGCTGCCCGGCGTGGAGTCGGTGAGCCTCGCCCGCGGCTCGGGATTCGCCTGGCGACAGACCGGCGAGGCGGCGGTGGCGGTGCCGGGAGGCCGCGGAGGCCGGGGTGCCCGCACGCTTCGCGCGGGCTACCACGAGATCGGTCCCGGCTTCCTCCGCACCCTCGGAGTACCCGTACTTCGGGGCCGGGAATTCGACGCGGGCGACCGCGCCGGAGCCCCGCTCGTCGCGCTCGTCAACGAGAGCCTCGCGGAGGCGATGGGACCCGGCGCCGACCCTCTCGGCCGGACGGTCGTCGTCGAGGGAATTTCCTGCACCGTCGTCGGCGTCTTCCGGGACTCCCAGCTCCATCCCGCCGCCCGGCGTTCGCCGCCGTTCTTCTACCTCGCGTACTGGCAGTTCCCGTTCGGGCCGCCGATCGACTCGAGGATCGTCGTCCGGGTCGGCGGCGACCCGAAGGCGATGCTCGAACGGCTGCGGGAAACCGCGAGCGCGGTCGATCCGAACGTCCCGGTCACCGAGGTCATCACGATGGCCGACCAGGTCTCGGCGTCGATGGCCGACGTCTTCCTCGCCTCGCGCGTGGCCTCCTCCGCGGGGCTGGTCGCCGTGCTCCTCGCGGCGATCGGGCTCTACGGACTGCTCTCGGCCATGCTCCTCCGTCGGCGCCCGGAATTCGCCCTCCGCCTCGCGCTCGGCGCCGAGGGATCCGACATCCGCGCGCTCGTCGCGCGCGACGCGTTCCGGCTCGTCGTCGTCGGGATCGCCGCGGGCTCCGCACTGGCGCTCTTCCTGACACGCGCGATGAACGCGTTCCTCTTCGAGTCGGCGACGCTGGACGCCCGGGCCTTCGCTTCGTCGGCGGCGGTCCTTGGAGCGGCCGCCCTCGCGGCCTGCTGGCCTCCGGCCCGCCGGGCCGGCCGTGTGGACCCGGCGGCGGCTCTCCGGGCGGAATGAGAGGAATCGCATGATCCCGCAGATCGCCGCCGACGTCCGCTACGCCCTCCGGTCCCTCCGCAAGTCCCCCGGTTTCGCGGCCGTCGCGATCGCCACGCTCGCGCTCGGGATCGGCGCGAACACCGCGATCTTCTCGGCCGTGGACGCTGTCGTGCTCCGGCCGCTGCCGTACCGCGAGCCCGACCGCCTGGCGATGCTCTGGGAACGGCGACCAGATCGCGACCACGTCTTCGCGAGCTATCCGGATTTCCGCGACTGGCGCGAGCGGACCCGGTCCTTCGCGGGGATGGCGGCCTATTCCGACTGGACGTTCAACCTCACCGGCGCCGGGGCGCCCGAGCACGTCGAGAGCGCCGTCGTTTCCGCGAGCTTCTTCCGCGTGCTCGGCCTCGCTCCCGAAGCGGGGCGCGACTTCCTCCCGGAGGAAGACGTGAAGGGGCGCGGCGACGTCGCCGTCCTCGCGCACGACTTCTTCGTCCGCCGCTTCGGCGGCGACCGCGCGGCCGTGGGCCGAACGATCACCCTCGACGGGAAATCGTTCACGATCGTCGGTGTCGCGCCCGCGGGAATCCGCCTCCCCTCCCTTTCGGCAACGACCGCCATCTTCGTCCCGATGGCGAACGGCAGGGGCTTCGAGAACCGCGGAGGACACTACCTGAGCGTCGTCGCGCGGTTGAAACCCGGCGTGCGTCTCGCCGCGGCGCGGAGCGACCTGGCGTCAGTCGCCCGGAGGCTCCAGCGCCTGTATCCCGCGACCAACGCCAACCGTAGCAGCGACGCGTTTCCGCTGCCCGTCGAGATCGCGGGCCGCGCGCGCTCTGCCCTGTACGTGCTGTTCGGCGCGGTGTTCCTGCTCCTGATGATCGCCTCGGTGAACGTCGCGAACATGCTCCTCTCGCGCGCGACCGCGCGGCGCCGCGAGATCGCCGTGCGCGCGGCGATCGGTGCGGGGCGCGGCCGGATCGTCGCCCAGCTCCTGGCCGAGAGCGTCGTCCTCGCGTCAATCGGCGGGGCGCTCGGCGTCGGGCTCGCCGTCGGTGGAGTCGCGCTCATCCGGGCGTTCGGCCCGGGCGACATCCCCCGCCTCGACCAGGTCCGGGTCGACGGCGTGGCGCTCGCCTACGCGTCCGCCATCTCGCTCGCGACGGGCCTCCTCTTCGGCGTCGCGCCCGCCCTGCACGCGGTGCGCGGGCGTCTCTACGAGTCGCTCAAGCAGGGCGACCCGCGTGCCGCGGCACCGGAGAGTCGAGCGGGACGCCTCCTCGTCGTCGCCGAGTTCGCCCTGTCGGTGATGCTCCTGCTCGGCGCGGGGCTGATGCTCAAGAGCTTCTGGCGGCTCCGCGCGGTCGATCCCGGATTCCGGTCCGACGGAATTCTCACCGGCGAGCTCGACTTCCCGGAGTCGCGGTATCCCCGCGGCCGCGACATCGCCGCCTTCGGCGATCGGCTCCTCGCCCTCGTGCGCGCACTGCCGGGAGTCCGCAGCGCTGGAGCGATCTCGAATCTTCCGCTCCGGGGTGACCGCCAGATGAACCTCTCGTTCGTGGTCGAGGGGAGACCGGTCGACCGCGGCAATCCTCTGCTCGCGGTGTACGCGTCCACGACCCCGGGTTTCTTCTCCACGGTCGGCCTCCCCCTGCTCCGCGGCCGGGACTTCCGCGAGAGCGATACCCGGGAGTCACCGAAAGTCGCGATCGTCAACCGGAGACTCGCCGACAACGTCTTTCCCGGCCAGGATCCGGTCGGCCGACGGATTTCCCTCGAGGATCCGCCGGACTGGTTCACGATCGTCGGCGTCGTCGGCGACGCGCGAACCGAGGCGCTCGCTTCCGCGGCCCCGAACCAGCTGTACATGCCGTACTCCCAGAACGCCCAGTCCGGCATGGCCGTCGCCCTCCGCACGGTCGGCGATCCCGACGCGGCGGCGGCGGAGCTGCGGCGGGCGGTCGCCGCCGTCGATCCCGAGGAGGCGGTCTACGGCGTCCTGACGATGGACGAGATCGTCGGCGCCGCGACGGGGCAGCCGCGTTTCCGCGCGCTCCTGACCGGGCTCTTCGCCGGCCTCGCCCTGCTCCTGGCCGCGATCGGAATCTACGGCGTTCTCTCCTATTCCGTCGCGCGACGCGTGCACGAGATCGGAATCCGCGTCGCCCTGGGAGCGGGACGTTCGGACGTTCTCCGGCTCGTCGTCGGACGCGGAATGCTCCTCGCGGCCGCTGGCGTCGGCGTCGGACTCGCGGGCGGCGCG includes:
- a CDS encoding ABC transporter permease → MIPQIAADVRYALRSLRKSPGFAAVAIATLALGIGANTAIFSAVDAVVLRPLPYREPDRLAMLWERRPDRDHVFASYPDFRDWRERTRSFAGMAAYSDWTFNLTGAGAPEHVESAVVSASFFRVLGLAPEAGRDFLPEEDVKGRGDVAVLAHDFFVRRFGGDRAAVGRTITLDGKSFTIVGVAPAGIRLPSLSATTAIFVPMANGRGFENRGGHYLSVVARLKPGVRLAAARSDLASVARRLQRLYPATNANRSSDAFPLPVEIAGRARSALYVLFGAVFLLLMIASVNVANMLLSRATARRREIAVRAAIGAGRGRIVAQLLAESVVLASIGGALGVGLAVGGVALIRAFGPGDIPRLDQVRVDGVALAYASAISLATGLLFGVAPALHAVRGRLYESLKQGDPRAAAPESRAGRLLVVAEFALSVMLLLGAGLMLKSFWRLRAVDPGFRSDGILTGELDFPESRYPRGRDIAAFGDRLLALVRALPGVRSAGAISNLPLRGDRQMNLSFVVEGRPVDRGNPLLAVYASTTPGFFSTVGLPLLRGRDFRESDTRESPKVAIVNRRLADNVFPGQDPVGRRISLEDPPDWFTIVGVVGDARTEALASAAPNQLYMPYSQNAQSGMAVALRTVGDPDAAAAELRRAVAAVDPEEAVYGVLTMDEIVGAATGQPRFRALLTGLFAGLALLLAAIGIYGVLSYSVARRVHEIGIRVALGAGRSDVLRLVVGRGMLLAAAGVGVGLAGGALAGRFLAGLLYGVAPADPVTFVAVPAVLMSVALGACLAPAVRALRVDPTVALREE
- a CDS encoding ADOP family duplicated permease, which encodes MSGLLHDLRDGLRAMRRFPGVTASSIAILGLAICANAVILTVAETIFFRPLPVPSPEGLARVYRVEDGREDGAFSYPEYRQLRNRAPGWQSLAAHYSFAPLVVDGPGGPREAQGAVVSENYFDTLGVRPALGRFFLPSEDSVPDRDPVAVLSDRYWRERFGADASVLGRIVRINGVGFTVVGVAPAGFEGVHAESPNDLWIPTMMLRTGYRWGDALAGRSRALEILGRIAPGRTLDQVRSGLAAVAPDLDPPGRSRRRRPSLVADRALGLEASARREMLPSLRLLAAIALLLLVAACANIAALQAVRAAARRKDLAIRRSIGCSPRRLVRRLLVESLLLAAAGGAAGIVLSAWARAAVLPFYTADSEGYVRAFPLALTGRVWSASLLLALVGGLLCGILPAIQATRSSLLDALKDDRGWTGTGKSRHRGILVGGQIALSFALVAAAGLLARSASRIRSGGTFDPSHVALMRLRPRLAAASPEKAEHYTREVVRRLEALPGVESVSLARGSGFAWRQTGEAAVAVPGGRGGRGARTLRAGYHEIGPGFLRTLGVPVLRGREFDAGDRAGAPLVALVNESLAEAMGPGADPLGRTVVVEGISCTVVGVFRDSQLHPAARRSPPFFYLAYWQFPFGPPIDSRIVVRVGGDPKAMLERLRETASAVDPNVPVTEVITMADQVSASMADVFLASRVASSAGLVAVLLAAIGLYGLLSAMLLRRRPEFALRLALGAEGSDIRALVARDAFRLVVVGIAAGSALALFLTRAMNAFLFESATLDARAFASSAAVLGAAALAACWPPARRAGRVDPAAALRAE
- a CDS encoding ABC transporter permease; the encoded protein is LVDVAELDARGHAMRVSDANFLDLRDRNRTFDGLAEYSSTATEAVATSAESLRADVAVVSAGFFDVLGVRPSPGRGFAGDEIAPGGPAAALVSADFWRSHMGAATDLASVPLRVAGTAHTVVGVMPGGFRFPAGAQIWIARERFPWLPSRTAHNNRVVGRVRAGTPVAAARADLSAIAKGLAAREGKLTDMADAAVTPLRETIVGGTRPALLLLLAAAAALFLVGCVDVVALLLARAASRRREIAVRRALGAGRLDLIRTFLAEALAVCVPGGLLGIAVAVGLVGAVARLAPPGLPRVAEIAVDGPALAAAVLLALSAAGALAVATAWGEYGSRLADVLRGHQVTGNARARRAQRALSIGQLAVTVVLLAGVSLLARSFTKLLDVPLGFQPDRVLAMDLDFPEAGSDAARVRRRSDIARVLDRAGRLPGVEKVGATDALPIGSDAPDGTFLIMPPGQTLSDPSAFERLFKDPARTGSADFALATGGYFAAMGIPLLRGRVFEPRDAADAPHVAVISETLARRRFSDRDPIGQTIEYGNMDGDLRVMTIVGVVGDVRESRLETPPEPIFYGNLAQRQKGSTVTVTMRVAGNPLGIAEGARRAAREVDPEVPVTIRTMNEVIASSLASRRVGILLLSVFTLAALALACTGLAGITAYAIAQRQREMGIRAALGARPARLLALLLSEQSRLVVAGVAAGIVIAVALGGLTRAVLYGVAAADPLSLGSAALVLAAASTVAILIPSLRLLRLPAAEALRQE